Part of the Vagococcus teuberi genome, CTGAACATGTTCGTATCAAAGCAAAAGAAATGACAGCTAACCTAATTGATCAATATTACGTTCGTTGTAAAGAATTTGAGAAATTTGATATTATGACTCGTTTGTTTGATGTACAATCACCTGAGTTGACAATTGTTTTTGGTCGTACAAAACGTCGCGTCGACGAATTGGCTCGTGGACTTGAAATGCGTGGTTATAAAGCAGAAGGTATCCATGGAGACTTACCACAGCACAAACGTATGAGTATTTTAAAGGCCTTTAAAAATGGCGAATTAGATATCTTAGTTGCAACAGACGTGGCAGCTCGTGGATTAGATATTTCTGGTGTGAGTCATGTTTACAACTATGATATTCCACAAGATCCAGAAAGTTATGTTCACCGTATCGGTCGTACAGGTCGTGCTGGTAAAGAAGGTATGTCAGTAACATTTGTTACACCTAATGAAATGGGTTATCTACATGTCATTGAAGACTTAACGAAAAAACGTATGACACCACTTCGTCCACCTTCTAAAAAAGAAGCAGTAGAAGGACAAATTGGTGCAGCGATTACTGAAATTAAAGATTTATTAGCAGCTAATGGTTTAGAAAAATATCAATTAGCAGCAAGTGATTTATTAGAAGACTACACAGCAGAAGATTTAGTGGCGTTGTTAATTAAACAAATTTCTAAAGATGATGCAGCTGAAGTCCCTGTAAAAATTACACCAGAACGCCCATTACCAAACCGTCGTGGTAATAATAAAAATGGTGGTCGTGGTAAAGGTGGTAACTATAGCCGTCGTAACAATAATAAAGGTGGCGGACGCGGAAAAGAGCAATATAACAAGAAAAAACGCTATAACAATTCTGATGCACCTAAAAAAAATAATAACAACAAATCAAACAACAAACCATCACAGAAAAAAGATGGTGGCCGTGGATTTGTTATTCGTAA contains:
- a CDS encoding DEAD/DEAH box helicase, which gives rise to MKFSELQLEKSLLQAIENIGFEEATPVQSATIPLALEGKDVIGQAQTGTGKTAAFGLPMLNKIDPNRPELQGLVIAPTRELAIQTQEELYRLGKEKKIKVQSVYGGADIGRQIRALKNKPHIVVGTPGRLLDHINRRTLKLDTVETLVLDEADEMLNMGFLDDIEAIISKVPAERQTLLFSATMPDSIKRIGVKFMQDPEHVRIKAKEMTANLIDQYYVRCKEFEKFDIMTRLFDVQSPELTIVFGRTKRRVDELARGLEMRGYKAEGIHGDLPQHKRMSILKAFKNGELDILVATDVAARGLDISGVSHVYNYDIPQDPESYVHRIGRTGRAGKEGMSVTFVTPNEMGYLHVIEDLTKKRMTPLRPPSKKEAVEGQIGAAITEIKDLLAANGLEKYQLAASDLLEDYTAEDLVALLIKQISKDDAAEVPVKITPERPLPNRRGNNKNGGRGKGGNYSRRNNNKGGGRGKEQYNKKKRYNNSDAPKKNNNNKSNNKPSQKKDGGRGFVIRNNDK